One region of Miscanthus floridulus cultivar M001 chromosome 19, ASM1932011v1, whole genome shotgun sequence genomic DNA includes:
- the LOC136525197 gene encoding uncharacterized protein isoform X1, with product MNRVSKQMNELKNECTELIKDRTKKDLQIKAKEAENSKSEKSQCIHISSGWDVMQACGLLASNCRFWFSSASPAHAVQNLELGATMPYQISAAVEKMVLDV from the exons ATGAACCGTGTCTCCAAGCAAATGAATGAATTG AAAAATGAATGCACCGAGCTGATAAAGGACAGAACAAAGAAAGATCTTCAAATCAAAGCTAAAGAAGCGGAGAATTCAAAATCTGAAAAAAGCCAATGT ATACATATTTCATCTGGCTGGGACGTCATGCAAGCCTGTGGGCTATTGGCAAGCAATTGCCGCTTCTG GTTTTCTTCAGCTTCACCGGCCCATGCTGTCCAAAATCTAGAATTGGGAGCAACTATGCCATATCAGATATCTGCAGCGGTAGAGAAGATGGTGCTTGACGTTTGA
- the LOC136525197 gene encoding uncharacterized protein isoform X2, with the protein MNRVSKQMNELKNECTELIKDRTKKDLQIKAKEAENSKSEKSQCIHISSGWDVMQACGLLASNCRFCFTGPCCPKSRIGSNYAISDICSGREDGA; encoded by the exons ATGAACCGTGTCTCCAAGCAAATGAATGAATTG AAAAATGAATGCACCGAGCTGATAAAGGACAGAACAAAGAAAGATCTTCAAATCAAAGCTAAAGAAGCGGAGAATTCAAAATCTGAAAAAAGCCAATGT ATACATATTTCATCTGGCTGGGACGTCATGCAAGCCTGTGGGCTATTGGCAAGCAATTGCCGCTTCTG CTTCACCGGCCCATGCTGTCCAAAATCTAGAATTGGGAGCAACTATGCCATATCAGATATCTGCAGCGGTAGAGAAGATGGTGCTTGA